The following are encoded together in the Cohaesibacter gelatinilyticus genome:
- a CDS encoding MBL fold metallo-hydrolase: MTAPKLTFNRDFNPRYGEVIQLLHNVRRITCNNPGPFTWMGTNTYILGEKEVAILDPGPMDEEHIANLIAACKGETISKILISHTHADHSPGARLLQEKTGAPIYAEGGHRPARPLHLGEVNPLDASADTSLEIDVYVKDGDLIKGNGWELEVLHTPGHTANHLAFAFTDGSGLFSADHVMAWSTSIVAPPDGSMRDYMKSLDKLMAREDAVYWPGHGGIVEDVAPFLACLKAHRQGREKSVLDRLTAGDETIPEMVSIVYRDVDKALHGAAALSMFAHIEDLVEQGLVSCNQESPSLSAKYKLND; this comes from the coding sequence ATGACAGCACCAAAACTGACTTTTAATCGTGATTTTAATCCTCGTTATGGTGAAGTTATTCAATTATTACACAATGTACGAAGAATTACCTGCAATAATCCCGGCCCTTTCACTTGGATGGGGACCAATACCTATATCCTTGGGGAAAAAGAAGTCGCCATTCTGGACCCAGGTCCAATGGATGAGGAGCATATCGCCAACCTAATCGCAGCTTGCAAAGGCGAAACTATCTCCAAGATATTGATTTCTCACACACATGCCGATCATTCACCCGGAGCAAGGTTGCTCCAAGAGAAGACTGGTGCGCCCATCTATGCGGAAGGTGGACATCGCCCTGCTCGTCCCTTGCATCTTGGCGAAGTAAACCCATTGGATGCTTCTGCAGATACTTCTCTTGAGATCGATGTCTATGTGAAAGACGGCGACCTTATCAAGGGAAATGGTTGGGAGTTGGAAGTGTTGCATACACCTGGCCACACTGCCAATCATCTGGCTTTTGCCTTTACCGATGGCAGCGGTCTATTTTCCGCTGATCATGTAATGGCTTGGTCAACATCAATCGTTGCTCCTCCTGATGGATCCATGCGCGATTATATGAAAAGTCTCGATAAATTGATGGCGCGCGAGGATGCGGTTTATTGGCCAGGTCATGGCGGAATTGTTGAGGATGTTGCTCCATTCCTTGCTTGCTTGAAAGCACATCGCCAAGGGCGTGAGAAGTCTGTGTTGGATCGTCTTACAGCCGGAGACGAAACAATCCCGGAGATGGTCTCTATCGTTTATCGCGATGTGGACAAGGCGCTGCATGGAGCTGCGGCTCTTTCCATGTTTGCGCATATTGAAGATCTGGTCGAACAAGGTCTGGTGAGCTGCAATCAGGAAAGTCCGTCGCTCTCTGCCAAATACAAACTTAACGATTGA
- a CDS encoding hybrid sensor histidine kinase/response regulator, which produces MFSSLHRFFSKAPERVEGIPVGLFAGGLLAGIILTALFLALGTVTRFEQIKSGWISFSHQAEEKGVWISQIRGHFGYGGMIHNFKNYVLRRDDIYIQSLRQEFKDLYQPIDAYIASHPSSEEIKALIAIRRTVKRYELKIPVVLKATQEGWNAERLDKAVKVNDTAALQGLNTLETIWWQERQDNISDLVNALSRGEQLTRYAFIGLFVLIILAALLIGLMHFLIQRITASADQLSKELSARRKAQEAEKKLLRAVEQSPTTIAISDTKGKIEYVNRKFCELTGYDQQELVGHNPNILKSGYTSEEAYKLIWQRLNTGQEWRGIFKNRKKDGSFYWASTSILPLKDEDGNVTNFIGIGEDITEKKAAQQHMVKAQKMEAVGLLAGGIAHDFNNILMVILGNVQIALLDADQAANSEELEHIEIAARRAQSLVKQLLTFARRQPVSPRSLHLGQQIDEILVLLRASIANTISLGFERLCKPGECTIMADPTQIHQILMNLSRNAAEAIGGKAGSITFELSRMTVEEEHGLSKLPEHAKGVVKLSVIDTGPGIPAHIVERVFDPFYSTKPIGKGTGLGLSVVRSLVEDMNGRVEVENNPQGGTIMSLYFPLIESDDQVETQSAQLVGGHEQILLVDDEEEVLFVMRRLLTRLGYRVVAFTSSQSALADFAMDPQRYHLLLTDLVMPELGGEDLIKAARAIRPDLPIILSTAYMQDNDKLTDIEDLTILQKPVDVMEVANAVRGKLDG; this is translated from the coding sequence ATGTTTTCGTCCTTACATCGATTTTTCTCCAAAGCCCCGGAACGTGTGGAAGGGATACCTGTAGGACTGTTTGCTGGTGGATTGCTGGCTGGCATCATTTTGACAGCATTGTTCCTGGCACTGGGAACTGTCACCCGCTTTGAGCAGATCAAGTCCGGCTGGATTTCCTTTTCGCATCAGGCCGAGGAAAAGGGCGTCTGGATTTCGCAGATTCGTGGCCATTTTGGGTATGGGGGCATGATCCATAATTTCAAGAATTATGTATTGCGCCGTGATGATATCTATATTCAGAGTTTGCGCCAGGAATTCAAGGATCTGTATCAACCTATCGATGCCTATATTGCCTCTCATCCGTCATCCGAAGAAATCAAGGCCTTGATTGCCATCAGGCGTACAGTCAAGCGTTATGAGTTGAAAATTCCGGTGGTTCTGAAAGCCACCCAAGAGGGGTGGAATGCAGAACGGCTGGATAAAGCAGTAAAAGTCAATGACACGGCTGCGTTGCAAGGTTTGAACACATTGGAGACGATCTGGTGGCAGGAGAGGCAAGACAATATCTCGGATCTGGTGAATGCTCTGTCGCGTGGAGAGCAGCTTACTCGTTACGCTTTCATTGGGTTGTTTGTGTTGATCATTCTGGCGGCATTGCTGATCGGCTTGATGCATTTTCTTATTCAGCGCATCACAGCATCTGCTGATCAACTCTCAAAAGAGCTGTCAGCCCGCAGAAAGGCGCAAGAAGCAGAGAAAAAACTGCTGCGAGCGGTAGAGCAAAGTCCAACCACCATTGCCATCTCTGATACAAAGGGCAAAATCGAATATGTGAACCGCAAATTCTGCGAGCTCACGGGTTATGATCAGCAGGAATTGGTGGGACATAATCCCAATATTCTGAAATCAGGCTATACCAGCGAAGAAGCATATAAGCTTATCTGGCAGCGGCTTAATACAGGACAGGAATGGCGCGGTATTTTCAAGAACCGAAAGAAGGATGGCTCATTTTATTGGGCTTCAACATCCATTCTGCCACTGAAGGATGAAGATGGGAATGTCACCAACTTCATTGGGATTGGTGAGGATATCACGGAAAAAAAAGCCGCTCAGCAGCATATGGTCAAGGCCCAGAAGATGGAGGCCGTTGGGCTTCTGGCTGGTGGAATTGCCCATGATTTCAATAATATCCTGATGGTCATTCTTGGCAATGTGCAGATTGCTTTGCTGGATGCCGATCAGGCGGCCAATTCCGAGGAACTGGAACATATCGAAATAGCCGCCCGCCGTGCTCAGAGCCTTGTTAAACAATTGCTGACTTTTGCGCGTCGGCAGCCTGTAAGTCCCAGAAGCTTGCATCTGGGGCAGCAGATCGACGAAATTTTGGTTCTTCTGCGTGCCTCTATTGCAAATACGATCTCCTTGGGTTTTGAGCGTCTTTGCAAGCCCGGTGAATGCACGATCATGGCAGACCCGACACAGATTCATCAGATCCTGATGAATTTGTCACGCAATGCAGCTGAGGCGATTGGTGGCAAGGCAGGCTCTATCACTTTCGAGCTCTCTCGCATGACAGTGGAAGAGGAGCATGGTTTGAGCAAACTGCCAGAGCATGCCAAAGGCGTTGTAAAGCTCTCCGTAATCGATACCGGTCCCGGTATTCCAGCTCATATTGTTGAACGCGTGTTCGACCCTTTTTATTCCACCAAGCCAATTGGCAAGGGAACGGGGCTTGGCCTCTCTGTTGTTCGCTCACTGGTGGAAGACATGAATGGTCGCGTCGAGGTCGAGAATAATCCGCAAGGTGGCACGATCATGTCACTCTATTTCCCGTTGATCGAGTCAGATGATCAGGTGGAAACACAATCTGCCCAACTTGTTGGTGGTCATGAGCAGATTCTCTTGGTTGATGATGAGGAAGAGGTTCTTTTTGTCATGCGCCGCTTGCTGACCCGCCTTGGCTATCGGGTAGTGGCTTTTACATCCAGCCAAAGCGCGCTTGCAGATTTCGCCATGGATCCTCAGCGCTATCACTTGCTGCTGACCGATCTGGTGATGCCGGAATTGGGAGGGGAAGACCTCATCAAAGCGGCAAGGGCTATTCGCCCGGACCTGCCGATCATTCTTTCTACGGCCTATATGCAAGATAATGACAAACTGACCGATATCGAAGACCTGACCATTCTGCAAAAACCGGTCGATGTCATGGAAGTAGCCAACGCGGTTCGAGGCAAATTGGATGGATAG
- a CDS encoding response regulator, which yields MTTGHILIVDDDPQITSFLSRYLEKQHYQVSCTATAAEMAKVLNQQTVDLCILDIGLPDRDGFDILRDMRTDSNLPVIVLSGRDDPFDRVLGLEFGADDYVTKPFEARELLARIKTVLRRCRLEDVAVRQTSEGTPILQFDQFVMNAQERTLRNAISGKDVNLTTTEFELLHAMVKHPHSVLSRDQLLDLARGRQCYVGDRTVDVHIMRLRKKIEPDAANPTYVKTIHGIGYCFTADVMQSKVAQKQANDAPIQVNLREEGRSCPVPPNGTSN from the coding sequence ATGACAACAGGCCATATATTGATCGTGGATGATGATCCACAGATCACATCTTTCTTGTCCAGATATTTGGAGAAGCAGCATTATCAGGTGAGCTGCACGGCCACAGCTGCTGAAATGGCGAAAGTATTGAACCAGCAGACTGTGGATCTTTGCATCCTTGATATCGGTCTTCCTGATCGTGACGGCTTCGATATTTTGCGTGACATGCGGACGGATTCCAACCTTCCTGTCATTGTACTTTCAGGGCGCGATGATCCATTTGATCGTGTCTTGGGGTTGGAGTTTGGTGCAGATGACTATGTCACCAAACCTTTTGAGGCTCGCGAGCTACTGGCACGCATCAAGACGGTTCTTCGTCGTTGTCGCCTGGAAGATGTCGCTGTCCGCCAGACCAGTGAAGGCACACCTATCTTGCAGTTCGATCAATTTGTCATGAATGCTCAGGAACGCACACTTCGCAATGCCATCAGTGGTAAAGACGTCAATCTCACCACGACCGAGTTTGAGTTGCTTCATGCCATGGTCAAGCATCCCCATAGTGTCCTGTCACGGGACCAACTACTGGATCTGGCACGAGGGCGGCAATGTTATGTAGGTGACCGTACCGTCGATGTTCATATCATGCGTCTTCGCAAGAAGATTGAACCTGATGCAGCCAATCCGACCTATGTGAAGACCATCCATGGCATTGGCTATTGTTTCACCGCCGATGTGATGCAGAGTAAAGTCGCACAAAAGCAAGCCAATGACGCGCCAATTCAGGTAAACCTTCGGGAAGAAGGGCGGTCATGTCCAGTTCCACCAAACGGCACTTCAAATTAA
- a CDS encoding PAS domain-containing protein, with product MGQAAELTGIERFFEDDDIIVSKTDLKGRITYANKVFLDVSGYKEKEVLGQPHSMIRHPEMPRCIFKLLWDCLTSGKEIFAYVNNRAKNGDHYWVYAHVTPSWDRSGQVVGFHSNRRVPDRNILDKEIVPLYDELKRLENDHRNAKQGMLAGAERVSKMLEELGIGYDEFMATIGQGRRRGFR from the coding sequence ATGGGGCAGGCAGCAGAGCTCACTGGAATAGAGCGATTTTTTGAGGATGATGACATAATTGTCAGCAAAACGGACCTCAAGGGGCGTATTACTTATGCCAACAAGGTGTTCCTGGATGTGTCGGGCTACAAGGAAAAAGAAGTTCTTGGGCAACCGCACAGCATGATCCGGCATCCGGAGATGCCAAGATGCATCTTTAAACTGCTTTGGGATTGTTTGACCTCCGGCAAAGAAATTTTCGCCTATGTCAACAATCGGGCAAAAAATGGCGATCATTACTGGGTTTATGCTCATGTCACGCCAAGCTGGGACAGGAGCGGTCAAGTGGTTGGATTTCATTCCAATCGCAGAGTGCCTGATCGTAACATACTCGATAAGGAAATCGTACCTCTCTATGACGAACTGAAGCGTTTGGAAAATGACCATCGTAACGCCAAGCAAGGAATGCTGGCGGGTGCAGAACGCGTAAGCAAAATGTTGGAAGAACTCGGGATCGGTTACGATGAGTTTATGGCAACGATCGGCCAAGGTCGTCGTCGCGGTTTCCGTTGA
- a CDS encoding cytochrome-c peroxidase, translating into MKAKSNLFASVATLASVATLTLGSAFAGEVAPPSIEELLKPFDKPSMKIESAIKGGDPDPDPALEALGPPPIPADNKMTAEKVELGKKLFFDPRLGGNPSTPCSACHLPEVGWDVEDKVSFGYPGAVHWRNSQTIVNSAYYSKLFWAGSSGNLEKQARSAARGAVAGNGEDDMMESRLAFVPEYREAFNKVFGDQWPLVRNAYRAIAAFERTIVQRDTPFDKYLLGDKSALDDSQKRGLELFRGKAGCMECHNGPLLSDQKYYNTGVPPLDEWDNDALKQITFRFELYAKGSTEKMYRHTKDDPGFYFRAKNKKDKGKFRTPSLRYTLYSEPYMHNGMIATLDDVVEFYNQGGGTNEFAENKTKLIKPLGLSDKEKADLVNFLKSLSGDEIIVEEPELQDYAPLPAPTAMK; encoded by the coding sequence ATGAAAGCGAAATCAAATCTGTTCGCATCCGTCGCCACCCTTGCAAGTGTAGCGACACTCACACTCGGTTCTGCCTTTGCTGGTGAGGTAGCCCCTCCAAGCATCGAAGAACTGCTGAAGCCTTTCGACAAGCCTTCCATGAAAATTGAAAGCGCGATCAAAGGCGGCGACCCTGACCCGGATCCGGCATTGGAAGCTCTCGGTCCTCCACCAATCCCTGCGGACAATAAAATGACCGCCGAGAAAGTGGAATTGGGCAAGAAGTTGTTCTTCGATCCACGTCTGGGTGGCAACCCATCCACTCCATGTTCCGCATGTCACCTTCCAGAGGTTGGCTGGGACGTAGAGGACAAGGTCTCCTTCGGTTATCCCGGTGCTGTGCACTGGCGTAATTCTCAGACCATCGTCAACTCTGCCTATTACAGCAAGCTCTTCTGGGCTGGTTCTTCAGGCAACCTTGAAAAGCAGGCGCGTTCTGCGGCTCGTGGTGCTGTGGCTGGTAACGGCGAAGACGATATGATGGAAAGCCGTCTGGCCTTCGTTCCGGAATATCGTGAAGCCTTCAACAAGGTCTTTGGTGATCAATGGCCACTGGTTCGCAACGCCTATCGTGCGATTGCTGCCTTTGAACGGACAATCGTTCAGCGTGACACACCATTCGATAAATATCTGCTTGGTGACAAGAGCGCTCTGGATGATAGCCAGAAACGTGGTCTGGAATTGTTCCGCGGCAAAGCTGGCTGCATGGAATGCCACAATGGCCCACTTCTATCTGATCAGAAATACTACAATACCGGCGTACCGCCGCTGGATGAGTGGGACAATGATGCACTGAAACAGATCACGTTCCGTTTCGAGCTCTATGCGAAAGGCTCCACCGAGAAGATGTATCGTCATACCAAAGACGATCCTGGCTTCTACTTCCGGGCCAAGAACAAGAAAGACAAGGGCAAGTTCCGTACGCCATCCCTGCGCTACACCCTCTATTCCGAGCCATACATGCATAACGGCATGATTGCGACCTTGGATGATGTGGTTGAGTTCTACAATCAGGGCGGCGGCACCAACGAATTTGCTGAAAACAAAACCAAACTGATCAAGCCTCTAGGTCTGAGT
- a CDS encoding methyl-accepting chemotaxis protein — protein MSFLTSKTAIEKAIQVCQAVAGGDFEARILDIPDKGDMAELMHAINLLIDRTDAYIRESKACLDYVSRNQHFRLIAEKGMVGNFQQAAQSINQATYSIKQKHDDFTKMGDRFENDLNNITAQMSSMIGDLQGSSDEVGTASKNAQSEALVVAAGAEEASANMQSVAAATEELTTSISEINRQVNEAAGIAQASVQKSQDMSEGILGLSTASSQIGDVVSLISDIAAQTNLLALNATIEAARAGEAGRGFAIVAQEVKNLSAQTAAATEEITSQISSLQTATQRAVGANDEISKTIARVSEISTAIAAAVEQQSDATKEIAANLDEAAKGTTDVSIGITSVNEATKITDSSAQKVLAVSNLMVEQEKNLAHLKDELGTFLCEIRKVG, from the coding sequence ATGTCGTTTCTAACTTCAAAAACAGCAATCGAGAAGGCAATTCAGGTTTGCCAGGCGGTTGCTGGTGGGGATTTCGAGGCACGAATTCTCGATATTCCGGACAAAGGTGACATGGCAGAGTTGATGCATGCCATCAACTTGCTGATCGATCGAACTGATGCTTATATCAGGGAGTCAAAAGCCTGCCTGGATTATGTCTCTCGCAACCAGCATTTTCGCCTGATTGCAGAAAAAGGTATGGTCGGGAATTTCCAACAAGCAGCTCAAAGTATCAATCAGGCGACCTACTCCATTAAGCAAAAGCATGATGATTTTACCAAAATGGGAGATCGTTTCGAAAATGATCTCAATAATATCACAGCTCAGATGTCCAGCATGATTGGTGATTTACAGGGGTCTTCGGACGAAGTTGGTACTGCATCGAAGAATGCTCAATCCGAGGCTTTGGTGGTTGCTGCCGGAGCCGAGGAAGCATCGGCCAATATGCAATCGGTAGCCGCAGCCACGGAAGAATTGACAACCTCCATTTCCGAGATCAATCGCCAGGTAAATGAAGCCGCTGGCATTGCACAGGCTTCTGTACAGAAATCTCAAGATATGAGTGAAGGAATCCTTGGTCTCTCAACTGCGTCTTCCCAGATTGGAGATGTGGTTTCCCTGATTTCCGATATCGCTGCCCAGACCAACCTTCTGGCCTTGAACGCAACCATTGAAGCCGCCCGTGCGGGAGAAGCTGGTCGTGGTTTCGCGATTGTGGCGCAAGAAGTGAAAAATCTGTCGGCGCAAACCGCTGCCGCAACAGAAGAAATTACTTCACAGATCTCATCCCTGCAAACTGCAACACAAAGAGCCGTAGGCGCTAACGATGAGATAAGCAAAACGATTGCAAGGGTAAGCGAAATTTCGACAGCAATTGCCGCAGCCGTTGAGCAGCAAAGCGATGCAACCAAGGAAATTGCAGCCAATCTTGATGAAGCAGCCAAAGGCACGACTGATGTCAGTATCGGCATCACCTCGGTGAATGAAGCGACCAAGATAACGGATTCTTCAGCTCAAAAAGTTTTGGCTGTTTCCAATCTGATGGTTGAACAGGAGAAAAACCTGGCCCATCTGAAAGATGAGCTGGGAACCTTCCTTTGCGAAATCCGCAAAGTTGGGTGA
- a CDS encoding cytochrome-c peroxidase, with protein sequence MTKQYTARIGLLSAVSAMAMGVAFVAGPAVAADPGPVPTIKVDAKKAALGKRLFFDPRLSGDAELSCSSCHDPEKGFTDGEALSSAYAGSNGFRNVPTLINTAHKAAWFHDGRVGTNLNDITRESITETYNMNMDMRLMQERIKQDPVYVKMFKDAGYGEPSNGSVRKAIPEYLKTLTSRGSPYDKGEMSEQAKAGFELFKGKAGCISCHSGDRFTDDKPHKLGVPNNPAIWNEPERHITFVTFAKFQGLENYMNLRQDPGAYIRYHDETLMPMGSFMTPTLRELKQTGPYMHNGMFDSLFEVVNFYDQGGGQDKDKDPALKPLGLSFDEKNQLVAFLESLSGDVLNGKDFVPEEIDTEYTVIDDWRKAKN encoded by the coding sequence ATGACGAAACAGTATACTGCAAGGATTGGTCTTCTCTCCGCAGTTTCTGCCATGGCAATGGGCGTTGCTTTTGTGGCAGGACCAGCGGTTGCGGCTGATCCGGGCCCTGTACCCACAATCAAGGTAGACGCCAAGAAGGCGGCGCTTGGGAAACGGCTTTTCTTTGATCCGCGTTTGTCTGGCGATGCGGAACTTTCCTGCTCCAGCTGTCACGATCCGGAAAAAGGCTTCACCGATGGTGAAGCGCTTTCTTCCGCCTATGCAGGCAGCAACGGCTTCCGCAATGTACCAACGCTGATCAATACAGCACATAAAGCGGCCTGGTTCCATGATGGCCGTGTCGGGACCAATCTGAACGATATCACCCGTGAGTCCATTACGGAAACCTACAACATGAATATGGACATGCGCCTGATGCAGGAACGCATCAAGCAGGATCCGGTTTATGTGAAAATGTTCAAGGATGCCGGTTACGGAGAGCCATCCAACGGTTCGGTTCGCAAAGCCATTCCGGAATATCTGAAAACTCTGACTTCCCGAGGTTCCCCTTATGACAAGGGTGAAATGAGCGAGCAGGCGAAAGCTGGTTTTGAGCTGTTCAAAGGTAAAGCAGGCTGCATCTCCTGTCACTCCGGTGATCGCTTCACCGACGACAAGCCGCACAAACTTGGCGTGCCGAACAATCCAGCCATCTGGAATGAACCCGAGCGCCATATCACCTTCGTGACCTTTGCAAAATTCCAGGGCTTGGAAAATTACATGAATCTGCGTCAGGACCCTGGTGCCTACATCCGTTATCACGACGAGACGTTGATGCCTATGGGGTCCTTCATGACACCGACTTTGCGTGAGCTGAAGCAGACTGGCCCTTACATGCATAATGGCATGTTCGACAGTTTGTTTGAGGTCGTCAATTTCTATGATCAGGGTGGCGGTCAGGACAAAGACAAAGATCCTGCACTTAAGCCTCTCGGCCTGTCCTTCGATGAAAAGAACCAGTTGGTCGCTTTCCTGGAAAGCCTGTCTGGTGACGTTCTGAACGGCAAAGACTTCGTGCCAGAAGAAATCGATACCGAATACACGGTGATTGATGACTGGCGTAAAGCGAAAAACTAG
- a CDS encoding DUF1499 domain-containing protein, with translation MSGHYSFHISRLAVWALWLARLSIPVALISFLLMRFGGLHPSIAIYCFATAIMLALLSLLVSIAAFPAIWFDGQKGGRRLWGAFLRGLVVLVPAFVVAFYYFNRPAFTDLSTNPEDPPVFEMAWQERQDYDNRLDIVSIGEREEQARAYPELAGKDIEQSPQLIYLLVRDLIKENGWTLLGEKVPSEENADGNFEIGIRSIVTGFRYVAAIRLQDDGNEGTRVDMRSAALWGDHDFGQNARRIRSFYSDLDTKLGQGLKLYQLQLEELERQERLKRGPLPRRKPKQPPKSSQKIG, from the coding sequence ATGAGCGGGCATTATTCATTTCATATTTCAAGACTGGCAGTCTGGGCCTTGTGGCTGGCTCGTTTGTCTATCCCGGTTGCCCTTATTTCCTTCTTGTTGATGCGGTTTGGCGGCCTGCACCCTTCCATTGCGATATATTGCTTTGCGACCGCCATCATGCTTGCACTTTTGTCACTCTTGGTGAGCATTGCGGCTTTTCCGGCTATTTGGTTTGATGGCCAAAAGGGCGGGAGGCGTCTTTGGGGGGCATTCCTGCGCGGCCTCGTTGTGTTGGTTCCTGCGTTTGTTGTTGCATTTTATTATTTCAACCGCCCGGCCTTTACCGATCTTTCTACCAATCCAGAGGATCCTCCAGTGTTTGAGATGGCATGGCAGGAACGTCAGGATTATGACAATCGCCTCGATATTGTGAGCATTGGTGAGCGGGAAGAGCAAGCAAGAGCTTACCCGGAGCTTGCGGGTAAGGATATCGAGCAAAGCCCACAATTGATCTATCTTTTGGTGCGAGATCTCATCAAGGAAAATGGCTGGACCCTTCTTGGTGAAAAGGTACCAAGCGAAGAGAATGCTGACGGCAATTTTGAAATTGGTATCCGTTCTATTGTTACCGGATTTCGCTATGTTGCCGCTATTCGTTTGCAGGACGATGGCAATGAAGGGACGCGGGTAGATATGCGTTCGGCTGCGCTATGGGGTGACCATGATTTTGGCCAGAATGCCAGACGTATCCGAAGTTTCTATTCAGATCTGGATACGAAATTGGGTCAGGGTTTGAAGCTTTACCAATTGCAATTGGAAGAATTGGAGCGTCAGGAACGTTTGAAGCGCGGGCCATTGCCACGGAGAAAGCCAAAACAGCCACCCAAATCATCGCAGAAGATTGGTTAA